The region TTGATTCTGTTGCTCATCATTGCATGGAGAACGGAGCTATTACTCCATGTGATTATCAGCGACCAACACAGCATCTTCAAGCTGTTGCTGAGCTACCTAAGAATGCTACGGGGGATGCTATTCAGGGACTAGCCGAAAAGCCAAGAACACGCGCAAAAGGTCTGACTGAAATATCGACCGTGGAAGATGGAGAGGAGGTAGAGCAACTAAACCGCCTCAATTTTACCAGAAGTCCTCTGATAGCGCCACTTGGGATTCCTTACTGCTCTGCAAGTGTGGGTGGGGCCCACAAAGCATTGCCTGTGAATAGCACGGGTGATTTTGTCGGTTATTGTGACAGTGGTAGGTTATCTGATCCCGATACGTTGAGAAGGCGCATGGAGCAGATTGCAATGGTACAAGGTCTTGGAGGTGTTTCTATCGAATGCGCAAGTATGTTAAATAGTGTGTTGGATGTATACTTGAAACGGTTGATCAAGTCTAGTTTTGATTTAATGGGAGCCAGGTCTGCAAACCAGCAGATTCAGGGGAAGGTCATTAATGGCATGTTACCGAATAATCATTTACATGTGCATAGTACTGGTAGGATGGCGGAACCCCAGCCTGAACACAGACCCCAGTTCTCAGTATCTTTGAATGATTTTAAAGTTGCGATGGAGCTAAATCCACAGCAACTTGGAGAAGATTGGCCACTACAATTAGAGAAAATTTCTATGCAATCCTTTGAAGAATAACACATCAataaagatttttttttcttGTACTTAATCAATGGCTGGGTCTGTTTCTTCTGGTTCTGATATCTCGGCCATAGTTGGTGATTATCGCCGTACTTTGCTCTGTCCATATTGCCAAGATGAACCGGAAGGCATCCGAACGGGGAATTGCTAGCCCTTCCAAGGTCAAATGCTGCTTCCGAGCTTTCAAATGTTTTATCTCTGCTATATGCTGGAGCTAGCATGGATCAGAAATATATTTAGCTGCAACCAATGGTAATATCAAATGAAGCCCAAGATTGGTTGCACTGTTGTATGTGTAGAATTGATATTGACTGTATTGTTGCTATTGCGAGAGATCTCGTTTGCATTACGGTCAATGAAGAGACTTGGAAAAAGTTTTGCAGGAATACTGTTGCGTAGCTGGGGTCTAGCTGGGGTCAAGGAACTGTGACATGTATAAGAGCTAAAGGGTTAAAGGGTTGCTCTGTATGTAATTTTAGAATATGACGATTGGTTGCGATTCAATATTAATAACACGTCAAGATGTATTAAAGTTTCCTTGATGATTTCAGTTTTATGGTTGATCTTCCCGGTCCAAATTTGACCAATATCTGAATTAGatttttgttttttacttttcatTCATCATGCAGATCTGTAAGTTACTAGTACATGTCTCATTCAGTTCAAAACACTTTTAGTGAAAATAAATGAATATCTGACTTTATGTTATTACACTTTTTTAAATTTTGATGTTACTGAATATTACGATACGTTACTGTTGATTCTGTCATAAATCTGAAGATATGTTAGTATTCTTGAGAATATGACCAGAACTTGTGAGTTACTTATACCAATAATCTGATATTTTGGACTTGTCACTTAGAGTCATTATACGAAGATATGGTCGAGCAATCATCGATCAATCACGAAGAGCTTCGTTTTGACCTTGATTTTCTAATACAGTTTCAACAAGCAACTGTGCAATCTACATAGAGATATAGTGAGAATTCTTGAAGTTGTATAAAAGCTCAACATGTTTGAGCTGCAGAAAGCAAAAGTTTCGACTACTTAAATGGGTTTAACATTTTATTGGTTGCTGATGAATTGTATCTGAGTTGCTTTTATAGTTTTCTGCAACTCATCATCCTTGCATCCTTTTGCAGCACATTGAAGCTTTGAAGATTCTTTAGGTAAGGAATAGTCATGTTGGTTTTGTTACAGACCTGGTTGGAACTAGTTTTGGACAGTTTTACATATGCGTGATAACTGAAAATTTATTAGAAAAACATTATAAATAGATTTAGCATTACATCATGAGAAGAAATGCCACGTTGAGCTTGGGATCAGGTTTTGTTGTTGCAGAGGTTGCACATCTTCCCAAAGCTTGATTCATGTGATTTTATTGGTTTGAAAAAACTGTGTAGGGCTAATTTCTCACAGATAGGAACACTAATGTCATTTTATGATACGGAGGGAGTATTATCTTAGGTTTTGCCTTACAAAAAATGGTACCTGTGACGCTCTCAAAATAGAAATGTGGACAATGTTGCATGAGATTGAGCTAGTTTGGCCGAATCAAATTACAAATCTAATGGCCGAGTGATTCTAAAATCCTAATAGACATGGTTAACCAAGAGACAGGGTACGATCACAACTTTTCAATCTTAGTTTCTAGAATCAGAAGGATGATTAAGAAGAATTGGTACATCGAGTTGAATCATACTTGACAAGAAGGAAATTGTTGAAGCAAATTGGATAGTTAATTATAGTTTTACTTTGAACAATCATGAACTTCTCATTCTTCCGAATCTCTTATCGAATGAGTTAAATCTTATTTTAGATGATGATAATTCGGAGGCCTCATTCCCTATATATGTGCCgttagattttttttatttagGTCTTTAGATCTTTTTTGTACAAAAAAAATTATCAAGTGAATGAGATAACTCAACTTATAAGTGTTATTTATATTTATGTATTATTGTAAATAAATTCTTAATATTTATAAATCAAccatataaaaaaaattataaaattatttgaattaacttattgaaataaataaaaaattataaactTATAAATTgtttaaaatatataaatttataaattACGAACCATAAATTTAAAAACTTAATCTTACGATTCATGAAGATAAGCAATAGTAAGTGTTCGTCATACATTATTAAAATTGAGATTAAAGCATTTAAATATAACATTGACACTTCAATTCAATAAGACGTCTTTTTTAATTCTCATAAATTCTCACACCTAAATGCATACAATATTTTGTAGACACGGTAACGCGAAGTTAAAATTGATTAAAATATTGATATTAAAAGGAAAAATGGGTCCACATGCTTGCTTACACCCTGCCCTTAGCCTTGCTTGAGAAGCAATTACTTCACGCTAACTAAAATAATTTCACATTATTTAAAAATCAAAActaaaaattatatatatatatatatatatatatatatatatatatatatatatatatatatatatatatatatatatatatatatatatatatatatatatatatatatatataacactCACATTTTTCAACGTCTTTTTTAAAGGAAATGTAAA is a window of Lathyrus oleraceus cultivar Zhongwan6 chromosome 6, CAAS_Psat_ZW6_1.0, whole genome shotgun sequence DNA encoding:
- the LOC127092522 gene encoding uncharacterized protein LOC127092522; its protein translation is MQPQQSSRINLGELKVLIVKKIGVEKSKRYFYYLNRFLSHQLSKNEFDKLCFRALGRENLPLHNIFVKSILKNACQAKTPPPVQRSDPSKSGARVTNLSPGREDGHEQSVANVNFQNHNVSVWSNGVLPVSPRKVRTGMRDRKLKDRPSPLGPNGKVDSVAHHCMENGAITPCDYQRPTQHLQAVAELPKNATGDAIQGLAEKPRTRAKGLTEISTVEDGEEVEQLNRLNFTRSPLIAPLGIPYCSASVGGAHKALPVNSTGDFVGYCDSGRLSDPDTLRRRMEQIAMVQGLGGVSIECASMLNSVLDVYLKRLIKSSFDLMGARSANQQIQGKVINGMLPNNHLHVHSTGRMAEPQPEHRPQFSVSLNDFKVAMELNPQQLGEDWPLQLEKISMQSFEE